A genomic window from Deltaproteobacteria bacterium includes:
- a CDS encoding CarD family transcriptional regulator, with amino-acid sequence MRSGRGYRPGAVEATKTLAELSNQPIEFKVGDNAVYPGHGVGRVNAIESKEIAGTKLTFYSIQILDSGMKIMVPQANVKSVGLRPIISREEAYSVIGILKETNVKIDNQTWNRRYREYMEKIKTGGVREIAEVLRDLFLLKVDKELSFGERKMLDTARSLLIKELILATGRDELMKEAEVKAILDLT; translated from the coding sequence ATGCGTTCGGGACGTGGTTATCGTCCCGGTGCTGTCGAAGCCACTAAGACGTTGGCAGAACTCAGTAATCAGCCAATTGAATTCAAAGTTGGCGACAATGCAGTTTACCCTGGTCACGGTGTAGGTCGTGTGAATGCTATCGAATCCAAAGAGATCGCTGGAACGAAGCTCACTTTTTATAGCATTCAGATTCTCGACAGTGGAATGAAGATTATGGTTCCGCAGGCAAACGTGAAAAGCGTCGGTCTTCGTCCAATCATTTCGCGTGAAGAGGCTTACTCTGTCATCGGGATCTTAAAAGAAACTAACGTGAAAATCGACAACCAGACCTGGAACCGCCGATATCGTGAATACATGGAAAAAATAAAAACGGGTGGAGTTCGTGAGATAGCGGAAGTGCTTCGCGACCTCTTCTTGTTGAAAGTTGATAAAGAATTAAGCTTCGGCGAGCGCAAAATGCTCGATACAGCACGCAGTCTGTTGATTAAGGAGCTTATTTTGGCCACAGGCCGAGATGAGCTGATGAAAGAAGCAGAAGTGAAGGCGATTCTCGATCTCACGTAG
- a CDS encoding glutamate--tRNA ligase codes for MPSNVRVRFAPSPTGYLHVGGARTALYNFLYAKRFGGKFILRVEDTDLERSTDESMRMQIEDLKWLGLNWDEGPNPKTYEDMGPYGPYRQSRRKEIYMKYANQLLESGHAYYDFRTDAELDAIKEALVKAGKPPQIDAPSKIVPPSEARERIAKGEQAAIRFHVKEKRDYIVNDLVRGDVRFPSDMVGDFVCIRSNGMPVYNFCCAIDDALMKITHVFRAEEHLSNTLRQMMLFEALGLEAPRFGHLSFILGPDKQKLSKRHGATSCHDFKLKGYLPEALNNFILLSGWSSPDGREILSREEQISLFTHERFNSAPAVFDETKLLWMNSMYLRALPHDELWNRVEPFLKEAGITVPQAKDASWRDQALTAFKTSMQTLADAPKLFEALDDTKFSIKDDAAEVKSWDESKKVWQAWKAELVGHAASRISEAEFTAMQDRVKVSAAVKGKHLFMPIRVAVIGQPHGTELKILVPLLDKSSLIKRVEQCL; via the coding sequence ATTCCATCCAACGTTCGCGTGCGATTTGCTCCAAGCCCAACTGGTTATCTGCATGTGGGCGGAGCACGAACTGCGCTTTACAACTTTCTTTATGCCAAGCGCTTCGGCGGCAAATTTATTTTGCGAGTTGAAGACACTGATCTCGAGCGTTCGACAGACGAATCGATGCGCATGCAAATCGAAGATTTGAAATGGCTTGGATTGAATTGGGATGAAGGTCCCAATCCGAAAACTTATGAAGACATGGGACCCTATGGGCCGTATCGACAAAGTCGTCGCAAAGAAATTTACATGAAATACGCAAACCAGCTCTTAGAGTCTGGGCATGCGTACTATGACTTCCGTACCGATGCAGAACTCGATGCAATCAAAGAGGCTCTTGTAAAGGCCGGTAAGCCACCGCAAATTGATGCGCCCTCGAAAATCGTTCCACCAAGTGAGGCGCGCGAACGGATTGCAAAAGGTGAACAAGCGGCGATTCGCTTTCACGTGAAAGAGAAGCGCGATTACATCGTGAATGATCTCGTGCGTGGCGATGTTCGTTTTCCGTCAGATATGGTCGGCGATTTCGTCTGTATTCGCTCGAATGGAATGCCGGTCTACAACTTTTGCTGTGCGATTGACGATGCGTTGATGAAAATCACGCACGTGTTTCGTGCGGAAGAGCACTTGTCGAACACGCTTCGTCAAATGATGCTGTTTGAAGCATTGGGGCTTGAGGCTCCTCGCTTTGGGCACCTCTCGTTTATTCTCGGCCCGGATAAACAAAAGCTATCGAAGCGACATGGGGCGACGTCGTGCCACGACTTCAAGTTGAAAGGCTATTTGCCCGAGGCCTTGAATAATTTCATTTTGCTTTCCGGTTGGTCTTCGCCAGATGGCAGGGAAATTTTGTCGCGTGAAGAGCAAATAAGTCTTTTCACACACGAGCGATTTAATTCGGCTCCGGCTGTGTTTGATGAAACAAAACTGCTTTGGATGAATTCGATGTATTTGCGTGCACTACCCCACGACGAGCTTTGGAATCGCGTAGAGCCATTTTTGAAAGAAGCTGGCATCACTGTTCCTCAGGCGAAGGATGCTTCTTGGCGCGATCAGGCGCTTACGGCATTCAAGACGTCGATGCAAACTTTGGCGGATGCGCCGAAACTTTTTGAGGCATTGGATGATACGAAGTTTTCGATCAAAGACGATGCGGCTGAAGTCAAAAGTTGGGATGAGTCGAAGAAAGTTTGGCAGGCTTGGAAGGCCGAGCTTGTCGGTCACGCTGCTTCGCGAATCAGCGAGGCGGAATTCACAGCGATGCAGGACCGAGTGAAGGTGTCAGCCGCGGTGAAGGGAAAACATCTTTTCATGCCGATTCGCGTGGCCGTGATCGGGCAACCGCATGGCACGGAACTTAAAATCCTAGTACCGCTTCTCGATAAGTCGTCCCTCATTAAACGTGTGGAGCAGTGCCTTTAA
- a CDS encoding cysteine--tRNA ligase, with amino-acid sequence MLKIYNTLTKNKEDFKPIKDGEVSIYVCGPTVYDFLHVGNFRGPVVFNMIRNWLETKGLKVKYVSNFTDIDDRILQRSLKENVDSLVISERYIAEYKTDFKNLGLRPQDANPKVTEHLPSIVEITEQLIGNGKAYEVDGEVLYSVRSFPDYGKLSKRDIEDVRTGTRVEPGEKKRDVLDFALWKPAKSGEQSWPSPWGAGRPGWHIECSAMVKAIFGDSIDIHGGGMDLIFPHHENEIAQSEGASGKPFVKHWIHWNMINFGDRKMSKSLGNIKTARDFLKEFNAEIYKFMILSVHYRSVSDFSDQGIERAVSGLARAYSAMAQAERVQQFFAGGSASSAAGGAAPQASGKVAPGLAEAMTISSQKLAVALDDDFNTPEAFAEVFNVIRAYNATVKLGKPNADALANANAFTGWIRETGKLFSLYQEPATQFLSTLDEMLLKQKGLERSLIDEKVQQRWVAKQAKDFATSDKLRDELAGLGISISDTAEGTRWEVTK; translated from the coding sequence ATGTTGAAGATCTACAACACCCTGACGAAAAACAAAGAAGACTTTAAGCCAATCAAAGACGGTGAAGTGTCGATCTATGTGTGCGGTCCAACGGTCTACGACTTTCTTCACGTCGGAAACTTCCGAGGTCCAGTTGTTTTTAACATGATTCGCAACTGGCTTGAAACCAAGGGCCTCAAGGTCAAATACGTTTCGAATTTTACCGATATCGACGATCGAATTTTGCAGAGGTCTTTAAAGGAAAATGTTGATTCATTGGTGATTAGCGAGCGCTACATTGCTGAGTATAAGACCGACTTCAAAAACCTTGGTCTTCGCCCGCAAGATGCGAATCCCAAAGTGACAGAGCACTTGCCGTCGATTGTTGAAATCACGGAACAGCTGATCGGCAATGGTAAAGCCTACGAAGTTGACGGCGAAGTTTTGTACTCTGTTAGAAGCTTTCCAGATTACGGGAAACTTTCGAAACGCGATATTGAAGATGTCAGAACGGGCACAAGGGTTGAGCCGGGCGAAAAGAAGCGCGACGTTTTGGACTTTGCTCTTTGGAAACCCGCGAAATCGGGCGAGCAATCTTGGCCATCGCCTTGGGGCGCTGGACGCCCAGGCTGGCACATTGAATGTTCGGCAATGGTGAAAGCCATTTTTGGAGATTCGATCGACATTCACGGCGGCGGGATGGATTTGATTTTCCCGCATCATGAGAACGAAATAGCGCAAAGTGAGGGCGCAAGCGGGAAGCCGTTTGTGAAGCACTGGATTCACTGGAATATGATCAACTTCGGCGATCGAAAGATGTCGAAGTCTTTAGGAAATATAAAAACGGCCCGCGACTTCTTAAAAGAGTTCAATGCTGAGATCTATAAGTTCATGATACTTTCGGTTCATTACCGAAGTGTCAGTGATTTTTCGGATCAAGGAATTGAACGTGCGGTTTCGGGTTTGGCCCGCGCCTATTCTGCGATGGCACAAGCCGAGCGCGTGCAGCAGTTTTTCGCTGGCGGTTCAGCTTCGTCAGCGGCTGGAGGTGCTGCCCCGCAAGCAAGCGGAAAAGTTGCGCCGGGGCTTGCGGAAGCCATGACAATTAGCTCACAGAAGCTTGCAGTGGCGCTCGATGACGACTTTAACACTCCTGAGGCTTTTGCCGAAGTGTTCAACGTGATTCGTGCGTACAACGCAACCGTAAAGCTTGGAAAACCCAATGCCGACGCACTTGCCAATGCGAATGCGTTTACTGGATGGATCCGCGAAACTGGAAAGCTATTTTCACTCTACCAAGAGCCGGCTACACAGTTCCTTTCGACTTTGGACGAAATGCTACTGAAGCAAAAAGGTCTTGAACGATCATTGATCGACGAGAAAGTTCAGCAGCGTTGGGTGGCAAAGCAGGCAAAAGATTTTGCTACGAGCGACAAGCTTCGCGATGAACTTGCTGGACTTGGAATTTCGATTTCGGACACCGCAGAGGGCACGCGCTGGGAAGTGACGAAGTAA
- the uvrB gene encoding excinuclease ABC subunit UvrB: MAADRPEDTIGDFPEDGPRPGSGDASQALPGGRRVRSPIGQFKLTTEMKPAGDQPRAIGQMVSHIKDGTKHQVLLGVTGSGKTFSMANVIQQTNLPTLILAPNKTLAAQLYAEFKELFPENAVEYFVSYYDYYQPEAYIPSSDTFIEKDSAINEQIDRMRHSATRSLFDRRDVIIVSSVSCIYGLGSPEAYEGMMIHVVVGTETRRDHFLRELVRIQYARNDIDFHRGKFRVRGDIVDIHPPYEEDRVIRVEFFGDYIEKVSWIDPLRGEVLEELDQVAIYPGSHYVTSEDKSKLAIKTIQTELLERLQELKNQMKLVEAQRLEQRTYYDIEMMEELGFCQGIENYSRHLTGRQPGEPPPTLIEYFPPEFLCFIDESHVTVPQIGGMYRGDRARKMTLVEHGFRLPSALDNRPLNFQEFEKLMDNVVYVSATPGPYELQKSEGLIIEQIIRPTGLLDPNVEVRTAKHQVDDLLKEIRLRIAKSERVLITTLTKRSSEDLTEYYEGLGIKVKYLHSDIKTVERTEIIRDLRLGVFDVLIGINLLREGLDIPEVSLVAITDADKEGFLRSERSLVQTIGRAARNSDGSVILYADHVTESMEKAIRETARRRTIQEAYNKEHGITPQTIKKRVRESLMDIYGESDSPAPQPAGRGRGRELGKNVSKLATPESVYRVATEGMDPKKLEKEVDRLRKKMKTHATQLEFEEAAKIRDEVKRLQMVQLSLLEGDTDREMNAVIDGKDDGSGRS, from the coding sequence ATGGCTGCCGACAGGCCGGAAGATACAATAGGTGATTTTCCGGAAGACGGGCCACGCCCTGGATCTGGAGATGCTTCGCAAGCTCTTCCTGGTGGTCGTCGTGTTCGTTCTCCGATCGGCCAGTTCAAACTGACAACCGAGATGAAGCCCGCGGGCGATCAACCTCGAGCCATCGGTCAAATGGTCAGCCACATCAAAGACGGCACCAAACACCAGGTGCTTTTGGGGGTGACAGGTTCTGGGAAAACGTTTTCCATGGCGAACGTCATTCAACAGACAAATCTTCCGACGTTGATTTTGGCCCCAAATAAAACTTTGGCGGCACAGCTTTACGCCGAATTCAAAGAGCTTTTTCCTGAAAATGCGGTCGAATATTTTGTTTCCTACTACGACTACTATCAGCCAGAAGCGTATATTCCTTCGTCGGACACGTTCATTGAAAAAGATTCGGCTATCAACGAACAGATCGATCGCATGCGCCACTCGGCAACTCGATCGCTGTTTGATCGCAGAGATGTTATTATCGTGAGCTCTGTTTCTTGTATTTACGGTCTTGGATCGCCAGAAGCCTACGAAGGAATGATGATCCACGTGGTGGTTGGAACGGAAACACGTCGCGACCATTTTTTGCGCGAGCTGGTCCGAATTCAGTATGCGCGCAATGATATAGATTTTCATCGTGGAAAATTTCGTGTGCGCGGAGACATCGTCGATATTCACCCACCATATGAAGAAGACCGTGTTATTCGAGTCGAATTCTTTGGCGACTATATCGAAAAAGTTTCTTGGATCGACCCATTACGCGGGGAAGTTTTAGAGGAACTTGACCAGGTCGCGATCTACCCTGGCAGTCACTACGTCACAAGCGAGGACAAATCGAAGCTCGCGATTAAGACAATTCAGACAGAGCTTCTCGAGCGTCTTCAAGAATTAAAAAATCAGATGAAGCTTGTCGAGGCCCAGCGCCTAGAGCAGCGCACCTACTACGATATCGAAATGATGGAGGAGCTTGGCTTTTGCCAAGGAATCGAAAATTATTCCAGGCATTTGACGGGGCGTCAGCCCGGCGAGCCGCCTCCGACTCTGATCGAATACTTCCCGCCAGAATTCTTGTGTTTTATTGACGAGAGTCACGTCACAGTTCCGCAAATTGGCGGAATGTATCGAGGCGATCGCGCTAGAAAAATGACCTTGGTTGAACACGGCTTTCGTCTGCCAAGCGCGCTTGATAACCGTCCGTTGAATTTTCAAGAATTTGAAAAGTTGATGGACAACGTTGTCTATGTTTCCGCGACTCCTGGCCCCTATGAGCTGCAGAAATCTGAAGGGTTGATCATCGAGCAGATTATCAGGCCGACTGGTCTTTTAGATCCCAATGTGGAAGTCCGCACCGCGAAACATCAAGTCGATGATCTTTTAAAGGAAATTCGACTGCGAATCGCAAAAAGTGAACGAGTTTTGATCACGACTTTGACAAAGCGTTCGTCGGAGGATTTGACCGAGTACTATGAGGGACTCGGGATAAAGGTAAAGTACCTTCACAGCGATATAAAAACGGTCGAGCGCACCGAAATCATTCGAGATCTTCGCCTGGGCGTTTTTGACGTCCTGATTGGAATCAATCTTTTAAGAGAAGGTTTGGACATTCCGGAAGTGTCCTTGGTGGCGATCACGGATGCTGACAAAGAGGGGTTTCTTCGCAGTGAACGGTCGCTCGTGCAGACGATTGGACGTGCGGCGCGAAACTCAGATGGCTCTGTTATTTTGTACGCGGATCACGTTACTGAATCGATGGAAAAAGCGATTCGCGAAACAGCCAGACGGCGAACAATTCAGGAAGCCTATAACAAAGAGCATGGAATTACGCCTCAGACGATCAAAAAGCGCGTCCGCGAATCGTTAATGGATATTTATGGGGAGAGTGATTCGCCAGCACCTCAGCCGGCAGGTCGCGGGCGGGGACGCGAACTCGGGAAGAATGTATCTAAGCTTGCCACACCAGAGAGTGTGTACCGCGTTGCCACAGAAGGTATGGATCCAAAGAAGCTTGAAAAAGAAGTCGATCGCCTGCGCAAGAAAATGAAAACTCACGCTACTCAGCTTGAGTTTGAAGAGGCCGCAAAAATCAGAGACGAAGTTAAGCGTTTGCAGATGGTACAGCTCTCCCTTTTAGAGGGCGACACCGACCGCGAGATGAACGCAGTCATTGATGGAAAAGACGACGGCTCGGGCCGAAGCTAA
- the uvrC gene encoding excinuclease ABC subunit UvrC has translation MLKREAEIIEELKEKVRDFPRLPGVYLMKNEAEKIIYVGKAKDIRSRVRSYLTDSKDHSAKTRLLVRNIRTIDTILTKTEVEAFLLEASLIKKHRPRYNIRLKDDKSYPYIRISMADPFPRLYLARKVKKDGSMYFGPYTNGTAVWGTIRFLNRTFQIRDCKDAFMATRKRPCMTHQIGRCKAPCVDLVNQSEYGDDIKQAVTFLRGRDKQIVRDLTKKMKLAAEDERYEAAAKVRDSIDAIKQILERQAVVNDTSELDQDVVGYHGDERGTLVEMIHIRSGRVIGNKGHFLPLLDSNSQDEDVREWLTSYLNQYYDEALIPDELLLPIDLGRDLTELMTAVFVERSGRKVKIRFPTDAAGNSLLELAATNAKEHFGGHVDKSEMKKKALEEIQERLKLPTMPVRIECFDISTFQGAETVASQVVFEDGVPNKDQYRRYKIKTVKGTNDFESMREVLTRRFKHAELDLPDLIVIDGGKGQLGIATEVFKEIGQPGIPVVGLAKARTDSDFSSSEVRGSEERFFLPGRQNPVIFKTSSEAFRILVSIRDEAHRFAITYHRKLRESTSLESELDQISGLGPVRKKTLLTAFNSIDEIRSADVEKIASLKGFNLASAEVLLEELARADLGSDSGQEEPGPEIV, from the coding sequence ATGCTTAAACGCGAAGCCGAAATCATAGAGGAACTAAAAGAGAAGGTGAGGGATTTCCCTCGCCTTCCTGGCGTTTACCTCATGAAGAATGAGGCCGAAAAGATCATCTATGTCGGTAAGGCCAAGGACATTCGCTCTCGCGTTCGTAGTTACCTGACCGATTCTAAGGACCATTCGGCGAAGACCCGGCTTTTGGTTCGAAATATTCGCACCATCGACACGATCCTTACGAAGACAGAAGTAGAAGCATTTCTTCTAGAGGCGTCGCTCATAAAAAAGCATCGGCCTCGGTACAACATTCGGCTAAAAGACGACAAGAGTTATCCGTACATTCGAATCTCAATGGCTGATCCTTTTCCTCGTCTTTACTTGGCGAGAAAAGTTAAAAAAGATGGTTCGATGTACTTTGGCCCCTACACCAATGGCACAGCAGTCTGGGGAACGATTCGGTTCTTGAATCGAACTTTTCAAATTCGAGATTGTAAAGACGCTTTCATGGCGACCCGAAAGCGTCCCTGCATGACTCATCAAATTGGTCGCTGCAAGGCTCCATGTGTGGATCTCGTAAATCAATCGGAGTACGGCGATGACATCAAGCAAGCTGTTACATTCCTGAGAGGACGAGACAAACAAATCGTTCGCGATTTGACGAAGAAAATGAAGTTGGCTGCGGAGGACGAGCGCTATGAGGCAGCGGCCAAAGTTCGAGATTCAATTGACGCGATAAAACAAATCCTTGAACGTCAGGCTGTAGTCAACGATACGAGTGAGCTCGATCAGGATGTTGTGGGTTACCACGGCGACGAGCGCGGAACGCTGGTAGAAATGATTCACATTCGCAGTGGTCGAGTCATCGGCAACAAGGGACATTTTCTTCCTCTGCTCGATTCAAATTCTCAAGATGAAGATGTGCGAGAATGGCTAACGAGCTATCTCAATCAGTATTATGATGAAGCGCTGATCCCAGATGAGCTTTTGCTGCCGATCGATCTGGGGCGTGATCTTACGGAACTTATGACGGCAGTGTTTGTTGAACGAAGTGGACGAAAAGTAAAAATCCGCTTTCCGACGGACGCCGCTGGAAATAGTTTACTCGAACTAGCCGCCACGAACGCCAAAGAACACTTCGGCGGCCATGTTGATAAATCAGAAATGAAGAAGAAAGCACTTGAAGAAATTCAGGAGCGGTTGAAGCTTCCGACAATGCCCGTCCGAATTGAGTGTTTTGATATTTCTACCTTTCAAGGTGCAGAAACCGTCGCAAGCCAAGTGGTATTTGAAGACGGAGTCCCCAACAAAGATCAATATCGCCGTTACAAAATTAAAACGGTGAAAGGCACAAACGATTTCGAATCGATGCGCGAAGTACTGACTCGACGGTTCAAACACGCTGAGCTTGATCTACCTGATTTAATTGTGATCGATGGTGGTAAGGGTCAATTGGGAATTGCGACCGAAGTGTTTAAAGAAATCGGGCAGCCTGGAATTCCGGTTGTTGGTTTAGCGAAAGCTAGGACCGATAGCGACTTTTCTTCAAGTGAAGTTCGCGGTTCAGAGGAAAGATTTTTTCTTCCGGGTCGACAAAACCCAGTCATTTTTAAAACTAGTTCTGAAGCCTTTAGGATCTTAGTCAGCATTCGAGATGAAGCTCATCGATTTGCGATCACGTATCATCGGAAGCTTCGCGAATCTACTTCTCTAGAAAGTGAACTTGATCAAATCAGCGGTCTTGGTCCGGTAAGAAAAAAGACATTGCTAACGGCCTTCAATTCGATCGATGAAATTAGGTCGGCCGACGTAGAAAAAATCGCGAGCCTGAAGGGTTTTAATCTGGCCTCGGCCGAAGTTTTACTTGAAGAACTTGCGAGAGCCGATTTGGGGTCGGATTCAGGACAAGAAGAGCCAGGCCCCGAAATCGTCTAA
- a CDS encoding SpoIID/LytB domain-containing protein has product MAAVSPLGVFLPLDARAWDLLLPPQVSVRLRPLKGRISISGMELRVSDQNSAQVLKVRGYDRLHVAYQNSAWQFSDAATSEVLLKIPGKQIEVSGENLRVDLRPAPDRIRLVAGERENLPANLVGLLTLEDYVEGVVSAEVPRDWPLEALKAQAVAARSFTLAKIRERGVRADRWQLEASVMDQVFDHSRRHEMAARAVRETRGQYLAAIENRVVTTHYHSDCGGQTDEPRDVWGGGDALGTAKDMCPNRPGTNWRLVTSLGEITAILKKEALIQNSFRVSALNIEKRSPAGRAQVVRLAGEKGQSLRLSGEKMRSLLGYMNLRSTLFEIKAASATRIEFQGRGFGHGTGLCQWGARAMAQNAKSYQEILAHYYPKLTLSKGAR; this is encoded by the coding sequence GTGGCAGCTGTTTCGCCGCTCGGGGTTTTTCTGCCGTTGGACGCGCGAGCCTGGGATCTTCTTTTGCCGCCCCAGGTCTCTGTTCGCCTTCGACCATTGAAGGGAAGGATTTCAATTTCCGGAATGGAGCTTCGGGTTTCCGATCAAAACTCGGCCCAAGTTTTAAAGGTGCGTGGCTATGATCGCCTTCACGTGGCTTATCAGAATTCCGCTTGGCAGTTTTCTGATGCGGCAACAAGCGAAGTGCTTTTGAAGATTCCGGGTAAGCAAATTGAGGTGTCTGGCGAAAACCTGCGTGTCGATTTACGACCCGCGCCCGATCGAATTCGGCTGGTTGCTGGCGAACGAGAAAATTTGCCCGCAAATCTCGTTGGTCTTCTAACGTTGGAAGACTATGTGGAGGGCGTGGTCAGCGCTGAAGTTCCGCGCGATTGGCCGCTTGAGGCATTGAAAGCCCAGGCCGTTGCGGCTCGTTCATTTACATTGGCAAAAATTCGTGAACGCGGAGTGCGCGCGGATCGGTGGCAGCTAGAAGCGTCAGTTATGGATCAAGTGTTTGATCACTCTCGTCGGCACGAAATGGCGGCTCGTGCTGTGCGAGAGACTCGAGGTCAGTACCTAGCGGCCATAGAAAACCGAGTTGTGACAACACACTACCATTCTGATTGTGGCGGCCAAACCGACGAACCGCGCGATGTGTGGGGTGGTGGCGACGCCTTGGGAACTGCAAAGGACATGTGTCCGAACCGACCGGGCACGAATTGGCGATTGGTGACATCCTTGGGTGAAATTACTGCGATATTAAAAAAAGAGGCGCTGATACAAAACTCTTTTCGCGTATCTGCGCTGAATATTGAGAAGCGTTCACCAGCTGGTCGTGCCCAGGTGGTTCGATTGGCTGGCGAAAAAGGCCAGTCTCTTCGGTTGAGCGGCGAAAAAATGCGCTCGTTACTTGGGTACATGAATCTTCGCAGCACACTTTTCGAGATAAAGGCCGCCTCTGCAACGCGTATAGAATTTCAAGGTCGAGGCTTTGGCCATGGTACGGGGCTTTGCCAGTGGGGCGCGCGTGCTATGGCCCAGAATGCAAAAAGCTATCAAGAAATTCTTGCGCATTATTACCCGAAGCTCACGCTCTCAAAAGGGGCAAGGTGA